Proteins encoded by one window of Electrophorus electricus isolate fEleEle1 chromosome 17, fEleEle1.pri, whole genome shotgun sequence:
- the LOC118242842 gene encoding polyadenylate-binding protein 1A-like isoform X2 → MNPCAPSYPMASLYVGDLHPDITEEMLYEKFSPAGPIVSVRICRDAMILRSLGYAYVNFQQQADAERALDTMNFNIIKGRPVRIMWSQRDPSLRKSGIGNIFIKNLDKSIDSEALYDTFSAFGNILSSKVVCDENGSKGYGFVHFETREAAERATERLNGMLLNDRKVFISHFKSRKEREAEMGARAKKFTNVYIKNFGEDMDDDKLKEIFSKFGQTLSIRVMTDESGKSKGFGFVNFERHEDAQRAVDEINGKELNGKKVYVGYAQKKGERQTGLKRKFEQMKQDGMTRYQGDNLYVKNLDDGLDDARLRKEFSPFGTITSAKVMMEGGRSKGFGFVCFSSPEEAATAITEMNGRVVGTKPLYVALAQRKEERQAHLSNKYMKRTASVSALPNLVLNPYQPAPPSGYNMEAIPQAQNWPAYCASSQLAQLLPSPCWAMQCVHPQQVQDMPSAIGPAASCPQAFSAIRPTTACQVPRTMAYQTMASEAPGTGMASAEAANKASLVRAVPQYKTTSGVHSPQQHLELQVPVQLAAVHVQGQEPLSASMLAAAPPQEQKQILGERLFPLIQNMQPTLAGKITGMFLELDNSELLHMLESPESLHPKVDEAVAVLQDQCAQEAAQKSLTGAAVLAV, encoded by the exons ATGAATCCATGTGCTCCAAGTTATCCGATGGCCTCGTTGTACGTCGGAGACCTTCATCCAGATATTACCGAGGAAATGCTATACGAGAAATTCAGTCCTGCTGGCCCAATAGTCTCCGTACGGATTTGCAGGGACGCGATGATCCTCCGCTCACTTGGATACGCATACGTGAACTTTCAGCAGCAGGCAGATGCTGAGCGTGCTTTGGACACTATGAACTTTAACATCATCAAAGGCAGGCCTGTGCGAATTATGTGGTCCCAGAGAGACCCCTCTCTGAGGAAGAGTGGAATTGGCAACATCTTCATCAAGAACCTTGACAAGTCTATTGACAGCGAAGCTCTTTACGACACATTCTCTGCCTTTGGGAACATCCTTTCCAGCAAGGTGGTGTGTGACGAGAATGGCTCTAAGGGCTACGGCTTTGTGCACTTTGAGACCCGTGAGGCTGCGGAGAGAGCAACTGAGAGACTTAATGGCATGTTGCTCAATGACCGCAAAGTGTTCATTAGCCACTTCAAGTCTCGCAAGGAGCGTGAGGCTGAGATGGGGGCCAGGGCCAAAAAGTTCACCAATGTGTACATCAAGAACTTTGGAGAGGACATGGACGACGACAAGCTGAAGGAGATCTTCAGCAAGTTCGGCCAAACGCTGAGCATTCGCGTCATGACCGACGAGAGCGGCAAGTCCAAGGGCTTTGGCTTTGTGAACTTCGAGAGGCATGAGGATGCCCAGAGGGCTGTGGATGAGATAAATGGGAAggagctgaatgggaagaaggTGTATGTGGGTTATGCCCAGAAGAAAGGCGAGAGGCAGACAGGGCTGAAACGAAAGTTTGAGCAGATGAAGCAGGACGGTATGACTCGCTACCAGGGAGACAACCTGTACGTTAAGAACCTAGACGACGGTCTGGACGACGCGCGTCTACGTAAGGAGTTCTCTCCGTTCGGGACCATCACAAGTGCCAAGGTGATGATGGAGGGCGGCCGCTCCAAAGGGTTTGGCTTCGTGTGTTTCTCCTCGCCGGAGGAGGCTGCCACGGCGATAACGGAGATGAATGGGCGCGTTGTAGGCACCAAGCCGCTGTACGTGGCTCTGGCGCAGCGCAAGGAGGAGCGGCAGGCCCACCTCTCCAACAAGTACATGAAGCGCACGGCCAGCGTGAGTGCCTTGCCCAACCTCGTGCTCAACCCCTACCAGCCTGCCCCGCCCTCCGGCTACAACATGGAAGCCATTCCACAAGCTCAGAACTGGCCTGCCTACTGCGCAAGCAGCCAGCTGGCACAACTCCTCCCCAGCCCTTGCTGGGCCATGCAGTGCGTCCACCCACAGCAAGTCCAGGATATGCCGAGTGCCATCGGTCCAGCCGCATCCTGCCCGCAGGCCTTCAGCGCCATCCGACCAACCACCGCCTGCCAGGTCCCACGCACGATGGCCTATCAGACCATGGCATCTGAGGCTCCGGGGACAGGGATGGCCAGCGCGGAAGCTGCCAACAAGGCGTCGCTGGTGAGAGCAGTACCACAGTACAAAACCACCTCAGGCGTTCACAGCCCACAGCAACACCTGG AGCTCCAGGTGCCCGTGCAGCTGGCTGCGGTCCATGTGCAGGGTCAGGAACCTCTCAGTGCCTCCATGCTGGCTGCTGCACCTccacaggagcagaagcagatACTGGGTGAGCGTCTGTTTCCCCTGATCCAGAACATGCAGCCCACCCTTGCAGGGAAGATCACGGGTATGTTCCTGGAACTGGACAACTCGGAGCTACTGCATATGCTGGAGTCTCCTGAGTCTCTGCACCCTAAGGTGGATGAGGCAGTCGCTGTGCTCCAGGACCAGTGCGCGCAGGAAGCCGCTCAAAAATCTTTAACCGGTGCTGCGGTTCTGGCTGTCTAA
- the LOC118242842 gene encoding polyadenylate-binding protein 1A-like isoform X1, with amino-acid sequence MNPCAPSYPMASLYVGDLHPDITEEMLYEKFSPAGPIVSVRICRDAMILRSLGYAYVNFQQQADAERALDTMNFNIIKGRPVRIMWSQRDPSLRKSGIGNIFIKNLDKSIDSEALYDTFSAFGNILSSKVVCDENGSKGYGFVHFETREAAERATERLNGMLLNDRKVFISHFKSRKEREAEMGARAKKFTNVYIKNFGEDMDDDKLKEIFSKFGQTLSIRVMTDESGKSKGFGFVNFERHEDAQRAVDEINGKELNGKKVYVGYAQKKGERQTGLKRKFEQMKQDGMTRYQGDNLYVKNLDDGLDDARLRKEFSPFGTITSAKVMMEGGRSKGFGFVCFSSPEEAATAITEMNGRVVGTKPLYVALAQRKEERQAHLSNKYMKRTASVSALPNLVLNPYQPAPPSGYNMEAIPQAQNWPAYCASSQLAQLLPSPCWAMQCVHPQQVQDMPSAIGPAASCPQAFSAIRPTTACQVPRTMAYQTMASEAPGTGMASAEAANKASLVRAVPQYKTTSGVHSPQQHLGTQPLDINLQVPVQLAAVHVQGQEPLSASMLAAAPPQEQKQILGERLFPLIQNMQPTLAGKITGMFLELDNSELLHMLESPESLHPKVDEAVAVLQDQCAQEAAQKSLTGAAVLAV; translated from the exons ATGAATCCATGTGCTCCAAGTTATCCGATGGCCTCGTTGTACGTCGGAGACCTTCATCCAGATATTACCGAGGAAATGCTATACGAGAAATTCAGTCCTGCTGGCCCAATAGTCTCCGTACGGATTTGCAGGGACGCGATGATCCTCCGCTCACTTGGATACGCATACGTGAACTTTCAGCAGCAGGCAGATGCTGAGCGTGCTTTGGACACTATGAACTTTAACATCATCAAAGGCAGGCCTGTGCGAATTATGTGGTCCCAGAGAGACCCCTCTCTGAGGAAGAGTGGAATTGGCAACATCTTCATCAAGAACCTTGACAAGTCTATTGACAGCGAAGCTCTTTACGACACATTCTCTGCCTTTGGGAACATCCTTTCCAGCAAGGTGGTGTGTGACGAGAATGGCTCTAAGGGCTACGGCTTTGTGCACTTTGAGACCCGTGAGGCTGCGGAGAGAGCAACTGAGAGACTTAATGGCATGTTGCTCAATGACCGCAAAGTGTTCATTAGCCACTTCAAGTCTCGCAAGGAGCGTGAGGCTGAGATGGGGGCCAGGGCCAAAAAGTTCACCAATGTGTACATCAAGAACTTTGGAGAGGACATGGACGACGACAAGCTGAAGGAGATCTTCAGCAAGTTCGGCCAAACGCTGAGCATTCGCGTCATGACCGACGAGAGCGGCAAGTCCAAGGGCTTTGGCTTTGTGAACTTCGAGAGGCATGAGGATGCCCAGAGGGCTGTGGATGAGATAAATGGGAAggagctgaatgggaagaaggTGTATGTGGGTTATGCCCAGAAGAAAGGCGAGAGGCAGACAGGGCTGAAACGAAAGTTTGAGCAGATGAAGCAGGACGGTATGACTCGCTACCAGGGAGACAACCTGTACGTTAAGAACCTAGACGACGGTCTGGACGACGCGCGTCTACGTAAGGAGTTCTCTCCGTTCGGGACCATCACAAGTGCCAAGGTGATGATGGAGGGCGGCCGCTCCAAAGGGTTTGGCTTCGTGTGTTTCTCCTCGCCGGAGGAGGCTGCCACGGCGATAACGGAGATGAATGGGCGCGTTGTAGGCACCAAGCCGCTGTACGTGGCTCTGGCGCAGCGCAAGGAGGAGCGGCAGGCCCACCTCTCCAACAAGTACATGAAGCGCACGGCCAGCGTGAGTGCCTTGCCCAACCTCGTGCTCAACCCCTACCAGCCTGCCCCGCCCTCCGGCTACAACATGGAAGCCATTCCACAAGCTCAGAACTGGCCTGCCTACTGCGCAAGCAGCCAGCTGGCACAACTCCTCCCCAGCCCTTGCTGGGCCATGCAGTGCGTCCACCCACAGCAAGTCCAGGATATGCCGAGTGCCATCGGTCCAGCCGCATCCTGCCCGCAGGCCTTCAGCGCCATCCGACCAACCACCGCCTGCCAGGTCCCACGCACGATGGCCTATCAGACCATGGCATCTGAGGCTCCGGGGACAGGGATGGCCAGCGCGGAAGCTGCCAACAAGGCGTCGCTGGTGAGAGCAGTACCACAGTACAAAACCACCTCAGGCGTTCACAGCCCACAGCAACACCTGGGCACACAGCCCTTAGATATAAAT CTCCAGGTGCCCGTGCAGCTGGCTGCGGTCCATGTGCAGGGTCAGGAACCTCTCAGTGCCTCCATGCTGGCTGCTGCACCTccacaggagcagaagcagatACTGGGTGAGCGTCTGTTTCCCCTGATCCAGAACATGCAGCCCACCCTTGCAGGGAAGATCACGGGTATGTTCCTGGAACTGGACAACTCGGAGCTACTGCATATGCTGGAGTCTCCTGAGTCTCTGCACCCTAAGGTGGATGAGGCAGTCGCTGTGCTCCAGGACCAGTGCGCGCAGGAAGCCGCTCAAAAATCTTTAACCGGTGCTGCGGTTCTGGCTGTCTAA